Proteins encoded in a region of the Saccharothrix ecbatanensis genome:
- a CDS encoding APC family permease produces the protein MPKLASVTKRLLVGRPFRSDRLSHTLLPKRIALPVFASDPMSSVAYAPEEILLVLSVAGASAYVFSPWIALLVAVVMAAVVASYRQNVRTYTSGGGDYEVATVNHGPRWGLVVGSALLVDYVLTVAVSIASAASTIGSAVPLVASHKVEFAVGAIVVLTAMNLRGVRESGTAFAIPTYAFVFGILAMIVWSLVRVYVLGGDVRAESADFELVEEHGSLAGLGFAFLILRAFSSGSAALTGVEAISNGVPAFRKPKGRNAATTLLMMGVLAITMFLGLIMLARLTGAQVAEDPAHQLIGAPADYEQKTLVAQLANAVFAGFPPATWYVIFFTGLILVLAANTAFNGFPVLGSILAQDRYLPRQLHTRGDRLVFSNGIVFLAGFAIVLVVAFDAEVTRLIQLYIVGVFMSFVISQSGMIRHWTRLLRTETDPAARRRMRRSQAVNAFGFAMTALVLAVILITKFTQGAWISLAAMAAIYALMSAIRRHYQRVGEELQEDDDDPPIRLPSRNHAIVLVSRMHRPTKRALAYAKALRPDRLEAVTVNVDDQDTRHLVAEWNKQNFSIPLKVVESPYREITKPVLDYVKRIRTDNPRDVVTVFIPEYVVGHWWEQLLHNQSALRLKGRLLFEPGVMVTSVPWQLASSAKVHDRTTPAPGAIRRGIYSKNGDRQEP, from the coding sequence ATGCCCAAGCTCGCCTCCGTCACCAAGCGGCTCTTGGTCGGGCGGCCGTTTCGCAGCGACCGCCTGTCCCACACGCTGCTGCCCAAGCGCATCGCGCTGCCCGTGTTCGCGTCCGACCCGATGTCCAGCGTGGCGTACGCGCCGGAGGAGATCCTGCTGGTCCTCTCGGTCGCGGGCGCGTCGGCGTACGTGTTCAGCCCGTGGATCGCGCTGCTGGTCGCCGTGGTGATGGCCGCCGTGGTGGCCTCCTACCGGCAGAACGTGCGCACCTACACCTCCGGCGGCGGCGACTACGAGGTCGCCACGGTCAACCACGGACCGCGGTGGGGTCTGGTGGTCGGCAGCGCACTGCTCGTGGACTACGTGCTGACCGTCGCCGTGTCGATCGCCTCGGCCGCGTCCACCATCGGCTCGGCCGTGCCGTTGGTGGCGTCGCACAAGGTGGAGTTCGCGGTCGGGGCGATCGTCGTGCTCACCGCCATGAACCTGCGGGGTGTGCGGGAGTCCGGCACCGCGTTCGCCATCCCCACCTACGCCTTCGTCTTCGGCATCCTCGCCATGATCGTGTGGTCGCTGGTGCGCGTGTACGTGCTGGGCGGGGACGTGCGGGCGGAGAGTGCCGACTTCGAGCTCGTGGAGGAGCACGGGAGCCTGGCCGGGCTCGGGTTCGCGTTCCTGATCCTGCGCGCGTTCTCCTCCGGAAGCGCCGCGTTGACGGGGGTGGAGGCGATCAGCAACGGCGTGCCCGCGTTCCGCAAACCCAAGGGCCGCAACGCCGCGACCACCCTGCTGATGATGGGCGTGCTGGCCATCACCATGTTCCTCGGCCTGATCATGCTGGCCCGGCTCACGGGCGCCCAGGTCGCCGAGGACCCGGCCCACCAGCTGATCGGGGCGCCCGCCGACTACGAGCAGAAGACCCTGGTCGCCCAGCTCGCCAACGCCGTGTTCGCCGGATTCCCACCCGCGACCTGGTACGTCATCTTCTTCACCGGCCTGATCCTGGTGCTCGCCGCGAACACCGCGTTCAACGGCTTCCCGGTGCTCGGCTCCATCCTCGCCCAGGACCGCTACCTGCCCCGCCAGCTGCACACCCGCGGCGACCGGCTGGTTTTCTCCAACGGCATCGTGTTCCTGGCAGGGTTCGCCATCGTCCTGGTCGTGGCCTTCGACGCCGAGGTCACCCGGCTGATCCAGCTCTACATCGTCGGCGTGTTCATGTCGTTCGTGATCAGCCAGAGCGGCATGATCCGCCATTGGACCCGACTGCTGCGCACCGAAACCGACCCCGCGGCACGGCGACGGATGCGCCGCTCCCAGGCGGTCAACGCCTTCGGCTTCGCAATGACCGCCCTGGTGCTCGCGGTCATCCTGATCACCAAGTTCACCCAGGGCGCGTGGATCTCACTGGCCGCGATGGCCGCCATCTACGCGTTGATGAGCGCGATCCGCCGCCACTACCAGCGGGTCGGCGAGGAACTGCAGGAAGACGACGACGACCCGCCGATCAGGCTGCCCTCCCGCAACCACGCGATCGTGCTGGTGTCCAGGATGCACCGACCCACCAAACGCGCCCTCGCGTACGCCAAAGCGCTGCGACCGGACCGGCTCGAAGCCGTCACCGTCAACGTCGACGACCAGGACACCCGGCACCTCGTCGCCGAGTGGAACAAGCAGAACTTCTCGATCCCGCTCAAGGTCGTCGAATCGCCCTACCGCGAGATCACCAAACCGGTCCTCGACTACGTCAAGCGCATTCGCACCGACAACCCCCGCGACGTCGTCACCGTCTTCATCCCCGAATACGTCGTCGGCCACTGGTGGGAACAACTCCTGCACAACCAGAGCGCACTGCGCCTCAAAGGCCGACTCCTGTTCGAACCCGGTGTCATGGTCACCAGCGTCCCCTGGCAACTCGCCTCCTCCGCGAAGGTCCACGACCGCACCACGCCGGCGCCAGGAGCCATCCGCCGCGGCATCTACTCGAAGAACGGCGACCGGCAAGAACCGTGA
- a CDS encoding chitinase, producing MSRKVLFARAAVVAALVVGAAAVGFTPAYAASVTATFTKTASWETGYTAQFSIKNGTSASISGWKVEFDLPAGSAVGAYWDSLQTNAAGHYTFTHREYNGSVAPGATVTFGFNASGTASPANCKINGASCAGSTTTTTTTTTTTTTTTTGPTTTTTTPPATGLPKRVLVGYLHASFANGSGYIRMKDVTDDWDIVNLSFAEPTSATSGDLRFAQCPVAECPNVESEAEFIAGIREKQAKGKKVLISIGGANGQVQLSTTAARDAFVRSASAIIDKYGLDGLDVDFEGHSLSLNANDTDFRAPTSPVIVNLIQALKTLKARYGAKFVLTMAPETFFVQIGYQHYGGSGGADPRAGAYLPVIHALRDDLTLLHVQHYNSGPIMGLDNQYHFMGGHDFHVSMADMVLAGFPVRGDATKFFPGLRQDQVAIGLPASVNAGNGFTSVAEVHKSLDCLMKGANCGTYKPKAVYPDLRGLMTWSVNWDRYNGFEFSRSHRAYLPR from the coding sequence ATGTCGCGCAAAGTCCTGTTCGCCAGGGCGGCGGTGGTGGCGGCGCTGGTGGTCGGCGCGGCGGCGGTGGGCTTCACGCCCGCGTACGCCGCCTCGGTCACCGCGACGTTCACCAAGACCGCGAGTTGGGAGACCGGCTACACGGCGCAGTTCTCGATCAAGAACGGGACCAGCGCGTCGATCTCGGGGTGGAAGGTCGAGTTCGACCTGCCCGCCGGGTCGGCGGTCGGCGCTTACTGGGACTCGTTGCAGACGAACGCCGCCGGGCACTACACGTTCACCCACCGGGAGTACAACGGCAGCGTCGCGCCCGGCGCCACGGTGACGTTCGGCTTCAACGCCTCGGGCACCGCGTCGCCGGCCAACTGCAAGATCAACGGCGCGTCGTGCGCCGGGTCGACGACGACTACAACGACCACCACCACCACGACCACGACCACGACAACCGGGCCGACCACGACCACGACCACGCCACCGGCCACCGGGCTGCCCAAACGCGTCCTGGTCGGCTACCTCCACGCGAGCTTCGCCAACGGCTCCGGCTACATCCGCATGAAGGACGTCACCGACGACTGGGACATCGTCAACCTGTCCTTCGCCGAACCCACCTCCGCGACCTCCGGCGACCTGCGCTTCGCCCAGTGCCCGGTCGCCGAGTGCCCGAACGTCGAGTCCGAGGCCGAGTTCATCGCGGGCATCCGGGAGAAGCAGGCCAAGGGCAAGAAGGTGCTGATCTCGATCGGCGGCGCGAACGGCCAGGTGCAGCTGTCGACCACGGCCGCACGTGACGCGTTCGTCCGCTCGGCGTCGGCGATCATCGACAAGTACGGCCTGGACGGCTTGGACGTCGACTTCGAGGGCCACTCCCTGTCCCTCAACGCCAACGACACCGACTTCCGCGCCCCCACCAGCCCGGTGATCGTCAACCTGATCCAGGCGTTGAAGACGCTGAAAGCCCGCTACGGCGCGAAGTTCGTCCTCACCATGGCCCCGGAGACGTTCTTCGTGCAGATCGGCTACCAGCACTACGGCGGCAGCGGCGGCGCGGACCCGCGGGCGGGCGCGTACCTGCCGGTGATCCACGCGCTGCGCGACGACCTGACCCTGTTGCACGTCCAGCACTACAACTCCGGCCCGATCATGGGCCTGGACAACCAGTACCACTTCATGGGCGGCCACGACTTCCACGTCTCGATGGCGGACATGGTGCTGGCGGGCTTCCCGGTGCGCGGTGACGCGACGAAGTTCTTCCCGGGGCTGCGGCAGGACCAGGTGGCCATCGGGTTGCCGGCGAGCGTCAACGCGGGCAACGGGTTCACGTCGGTCGCGGAGGTGCACAAGTCGTTGGACTGCCTGATGAAGGGCGCGAACTGCGGCACGTACAAGCCGAAGGCCGTGTACCCGGACTTGCGCGGGCTGATGACGTGGTCGGTGAACTGGGACCGCTACAACGGATTCGAGTTCTCCCGTTCGCACCGGGCGTACCTGCCCCGGTAG